A window of the Danio aesculapii chromosome 10, fDanAes4.1, whole genome shotgun sequence genome harbors these coding sequences:
- the fgf18b gene encoding fibroblast growth factor 18b has protein sequence MRSVLWSAVVLCFQVVLLFYSPLQVLAVDNVNFGVHVENQTGVRDGLSRKHHRVYQIYSRTSGKHVQVLGKKITAMGEDGDKYAQLVVEADTFGSQVRIRGKETNYYLCMNRKGKLVGKKDSSVNGGCVFIEIMLENNYTAWMSAHYVGWYVGFTKKGQPRKGPNTLPNQRDVHFMKRFPPGEQPDLQPCSFTTVSKRSKRVQQTSTSPPPLP, from the exons ATGCTTCCAGGTCGTGTTACTGTTCTACAGCCCGTTACAG GTGCTAGCGGTGGATAATGTCAACTTTGGAGTGCATGTTGAGAATCAGACTGGGGTTCGGGACGGCCTGAGCCGGAAACACCACCGGGTTTACCAAATCTACAGTCGAACCAGTGGAAAACATGTTCAGGTGCTCGGCAAAAAGATCACTGCCATGGGAGAAGATGGAGACAAATATG CCCAGCTCGTGGTGGAAGCAGACACCTTCGGGAGTCAAGTGAGAATACGTGGAAAAGAAACAAACTACTACTTGTGCATGAACCGCAAGGGGAAGCTTGTAGGGAAG AAAGACAGCAGCGTAAACGGAGGCTGCGTTTTCATCGAGATAATGCTTGAGAATAACTACACGGCTTGGATGTCAGCACACTACGTAGGCTGGTACGTCGGCTTTACCAAAAAGGGTCAGCCTCGAAAGGGCCCAAACACGTTACCCAACCAACGGGACGTACATTTCATGAAGCGTTTTCCTCCAGGAGAACAGCCCGACCTGCAGCCCTGCAGCTTCACCACAGTCAGCAAGAGGAGCAAGAGAGTCCAGCAGACCTCCACCTCTCCTCCACCACTGCCATAA